The DNA sequence cccgatatcttatcgggtggctagcggattaatacatttaaaaatcgataaccgttaagccaaaccgttaagagtaattaaacGCTCAATCCGCCCAACAAGCAGCCCTAATTGGAACCTAACTAAGCACTCGTACCAAAGGCGATACTTTTCATAGGGCTCGCCAAAACTTCTActaaaaatggaaaaaaatatatttgtatACCTCCCTTATCTGTACTGAACCAAATAATTTAACATTAAcattttataataataataataataataataataattaagtgataaatatatatatatatatatatatatatatatatatatatatatatatatatatatatataggaaatcgATTATCTTATATtcattaatttaaaaatatatatcgaTTGCTCATAAACCCTTAATAGTCCATATTATTTTCTACATAAAATTAGTTCCACCTACGATCGTTAGGTCGTGAGTTCGAGTCACGCTAGAAAAAAATTGTAAAAACATTATAGATCCTCCTAATTagacaaatattttaaaaaaaacaaaaaacaaacctCAGTTCCAAAGTTCCAAAACTCTTGCGTGTGGTGTGCTGTATGCTTTTATTTGTGGGGTGCAAATGGAAAAGTACAGGATGCCTCTTAAaagtttattttaattattgcCTCGTTTTCCATTATACTTTACAAGATTTagtaaaaaatttattttccaaTCTGGTCCATGATTTTGTTGTTAAAGTATTTGGAAAGATTTTAACATTTTCAACAATCTACCAAACTCTAAACAATGAAAATGAGAGTGCAGAAATAGTTTACAACATCAATCTATATCCAATTATAGCATTTTTAACATGATACGCAATAGATACAAAGAAAACAGAGTTAATATTATAAAAGTTCATAATAACGGGGAATTTGCAGTCAACTTAATTGCTAAACTCTTGGAAAGTGAACTAATTACTATGCtttgttttatattttgtttaaACAATTATACTTTAATTAGAtgaataaattttaaatatctcCAAACCTAAAATATATAATCCCAATCCAGACCAAAGAATTATAATATAGTAATATCAATAGAAGTTTTGCACACGATAAATATGtaaatatttataataaaataatatataactcACGAATTTATTCGATAAAAATCACTTTTCTTCAAAACATAGTTCTACTTAAATTAAGCTAGAAAATAGTAGTACCCTACTGTTTAATATTTTCTTTTGGTCATGACTGCTTAAAATTAAGGAAAAAATGGTGCCTTTTTTTGCTAGGAAAAATAGTAGTCCACTACTTAAAACATTGGTAAAAATAACAAACtagcaaataaataaaaaaactaaaacaaaGATTCAAAATGACCTTGTTTTCTTCTTCCCACTTAATTCCCACTTTCTCTTGCCCATACAAATTTTATTCTcacacctctctctctctctctctctctctctctctctctctcctccgTTTTCAACTGAAATTTTTTCGCTCTTTATACACACCCAGATACCATTCTGATAAATTATTTTACTATATCTTACGAACACCTCCTGAATAATTTGATCTGAGTCAACATTGCTAGGGTTTATTCAACTTCTTCATAAATAACTTCAATTCGTCGAATTCACacacaaaaaagaaaattttattttgtggCTAATTTGATTCATTTCTACGAGAATCAATTAGCCCTttatataattcatatataaaTCAGAATATATCTTCACAGTTATTTACACGAAGGAGAAAAAAATTGATAAATTTAAAAGTTTTTATAATTTTTAGGGATTTTGATATAAAGAGATATGATGGGGAGTGGATTACAGTTTAATCGGAGTTTTAACGGCGAAGATCGGTTTTATAGTGCGGGGAAGTTTCGCCGGAATGTTAATCGGAGTTTTTCTACCGGTAGTGAGGATAATCTCCGGCGAGCTAAGAGTGATGTCCCCGTTATTCATTCCCCGACGAAGCCGAAAATGAAAGTTGCCGCCGATGAGTCGCCGGAGGATCAGGTCTCCGCCGTGCCGCCGACGGATGTTCTGCCCCCGCCGCTTTGTAATCTTCAGCGGTTTTTGAAATCTGTTTCTCCTTCAGTACCTGCTCAATATCTATCTAAGGTTTTAATAAATTATGCCTTTTTATCTTATCAACTGTTTAATTAATCTTTTTTAAAACTCTTTTATGGGGTTTTGATTGAAGGTTTAACTATTGTTTGTCGGTTTTTGATATGTGTTTTGGTTGAAATTTTTTGTGTTTGTATGGGTTATTCAAGTGTTTAAACGATTGGATTAGTATAAAATTGTACTCCCGCACTCCTCTTTAGTTTGTCCGAAACAAAATAATTCCTTTTTAagtttagaaataatttaactctAAACTTTCCAGTTTACAAAAATGTATAGCTTGTTTTAGATCACAAGTTTCAGTTTCAAAAGTAttcttttctttcttaaactgTGTGCAAAGTCAAGGTGCATCAAATTAGGATTGAGGGAATAATACTTTAGTTGGTATTTTCACGGAGAATATAACTGTTGTTTGTTTTTAAGATTATAGGTTTGACCGAATATGGTTGCATTAGTTTAATGTTGTAATCTTTTTACTGGGTATGATTGAACTTAACTGTTGTTTATTGGGTTTGATTGAAAGTATTGTTGTTTATTGGGTTTAAATGAAAGTTTAACTGTGGTTTGTTGGTAAGATTATAGGTTTTGATTGTAAAGGTTGTATTAGTTTAAAGTTATAATCTTTTACTGGGTATGGTTGAAAATTTAACTGTTGTCTATTGGGTATGGTTGAAAACTTAACTTCTATTTGTTGCTAAGATTATAGGTTTGATTGAAAATGGTTGTATTAGTTTAAATTTTAAATCATTTACTGGGTATGGTTGACAATTTAACTTCTGTTTGTTGCTAAGATTTTAGGTTTGATTGAAAATGGTTGTTTTAGTTTAAATATATAATCTTTAACTGCTGTTATTGGGTTTGAATGAAAGTTTAACTGTTGTTCGTTGTTAAGATTATAGATTTTGATTGAAAAATGGTTGTATTGatataaatttctaattttttaccGGGTATGACTAACAATTTAACTGTTTTTTATTGGTATGGTTGAAAATTGAGTTGTTTGTTGTTAATATTATAGGTTTTGATTGAAAAATGGTTGTATAGATATACATTTTTATCTTTTACTGGATATGATTGATAATTAGCTGTTGTTAGTAGGGTATGGTTGAaagttttattatttttgttgttaagAATATAGGTTTTGAGCGACAAATGGTTGTGTTTGTAACAGACAACTATGAGGGATTGGAGGACGTGTGATGTGGAGTTTCAGCCATACTTTGTGCTTGGTGACTTATGGGAGTCTTTTAGAGAATGGAGTGCATATGGAGCTGGAGTTCCATTGGTGTTGAATGAAGGTGATAGCGTAGTTCAGTACTATGTGCCCTATTTGTCAGGTATTCAGTTGTATGGTGACTCGACAAAGGCTTCAACAAAAACAAGGTATATATTTGCATGGTTTCTCCTTCCACATTTAGCCTAAACTTAGCTTTTGTTACTCATGGCCCAGTCAAATTGCTGGCCGCATCAATTGATGCTCTCAATACCCCACTGAAGATGCTTGTTTTGTATTTCTCTGGTTTTCCGTGTACTCCTTGATGCTTATATCAGTTCCACAATTATTATTGCGTATATTTAGGCTTTGTAAGTAATGATTATTTGTTTTTACATGAAGTGCTGGTACACAATAGTTATGACACTAATGCAAAATTGTGTCTAATACTCTCGGTCAGATTATCAGGACTCAGCTAGGGAAAAGCTTTGGATATATTATTTGTGTCTTTCACTTTCCTCATTGTTGTTACTGAAGCATGTTTTGTGAGAAAAACTTAAACCCAATATTGATAAGAGAAATAGTTCTATCTGCATCTTTTCAATAAAAAAGTGGATGGCAAAAAGTTCATTCCGCTTTGCAATGGTCATAAAATTACCGAATGAGCTTTTGGGTGGATTTGTGGGTGATTGCTATAATCCAAATTGgtacccgattctgagatgtggcTCTTTAACCAAGTCCTTCAGTCTTCTTTTTTAGATGGCCTCTTAACATTGTTGCACATTTCTTTGGACCTGTAAGCTTCTGCTTCTGTAAGAGCTGTCTGATCAGCTACAGCTGCTCCTAAACCTTATTGTTACTATCTAACTTAGTGTTTGTGGATAGGTGCAAAACCTATTGCACTTCACTAATTGAGGAGTCCAAAGAACACGTTCAACTCTCACCTTAGTGTATATAGATGGAAGTAAAACCTTTACCATCTCATTGACATGTGAAACAGTGAAGGAACTTCTGCATTCCTGATTTTAGTTTCTTTCAagtcaattattatttttttagaaaGAAATTTTTTGTCCCACTCCCGTTATAGTCCTTCGTTGTCCTACAAATAGTGCCCTGAGTAAATTTATCTAGAAGTATGCCTGCATAACGATTTAGGCATGAATGAGTATAAAATTGTTGATTTTACTTGGTGAATTCTTTTTCATAGGTTTTGATCCCTTCTCAACCTAATATTCACCTTCTAAAATGAACTTATTATTACCATACTTGTAGTTCCTTCTTGAACAATATACAACTTCAACATGCTTTTGTTTCTTTTTTGATAAGAAGCAAACTTCTTCTTTTGAAGCTGCTGTTGATGCAAGTCTTATGCACCATCTTGGTACTTTTTATTAATAAAACTTTACATTATGAAAAAAATTCTTATTctactctctccgtttcaatttgtGTCTTAGTTTGACCgcgcacgaagtttaagaaaagtaAAGAATACTTTAAATCTTGTGGTCTTAAACTAAAAATGTGTGTAATGTACCAAAAATGCCATGTGGATTCTTGGAGTTAAAGAGTTATTAAATATAGAAAAAGACGTTCTTTTTGaaacaaactaaaaaggaaagcaagacatataaattaaaacggagggagtaaattTTTTTCCTGGATAACCATGGTGTCCAGGCCAACTTGCGCGCACCTTGATTAATTCCACGGAGTACCTGCTACCTCTCACCACCATAGGTACTGGGTAATTCTATCTACCAAGGTTTCGACAaatgagaagaaatcacctagtgttttagTCTCTGCTGGAATTTGAACGTTAGACCTCGTGATTTTCAacgccacacccttgggtgctcTTCTTTTAAAATAAACTAGCACTAAGTAAATGCTGGGTAATTACATTGAATAAACTTTTGTACTTACCCAACATTTTGAACTTTCGTGCTCGGTTGCTTTTCTTCCCTTTATCTCATCTTATTTCATGCAATTTGTTTGCTCTATCCCATCTAAGTTTTATATGTTAACCAATTCATGGTACTATTAGTGAAATGTGAATTGATTTGCCTAGTGCCTAATGAAATGACGGATCTTCACTTCGACACATCTATTATTTGTTGTCAGTTTTTCTTTTTAATGgttgttgttttccttttatctatactatattaaaagcacgaaggcccttagctaAATGTCGTTCGtcatttttaccctttaaaaattaatttcacattggacaaatatgtaatttaagttacttttttaatatttaggactttaaaatcaagtaaaattttaattattaccTAATACCTAGGAGTTCGAAATCAACTAAACAAGGATAAAATAtattaagaaaaaagaagagaataTAAAAAGTAAAAGGTAAGTTTATTTTCAAACAAggacaaaaaatattttataattttcgtGTACATTTTTTGTGCCTATATCGTACAAGAAAATTTTTATCGTGCAAGATCAGTTTTGATCCTTTATTTTCCTTTTCATAGAATATTTCTTGGtttgtttaaattatattttattaaattgtTTCAAAACTATAATTATTCATGTGTTAATGTTCTTAATATTTACTTatttagtattttaaaattaattttattatcgAATATGTATTATTTGAACCATGTCATAAGtcttaatatataaaatttaagattaattaaaattttaatcatCTTTTACAAATGATTTCCTTAAGCaaatatttaaattttgatataaattgctattttttaataatttgttCTTCTTACgtataaatatatttattaattgaCGCACTATACACGTGCAATGCACGTACACTAAAATTAATTCTTTTAAAATCAATATCTAACTTGTCACAAAATGTCCTCTCCCCCAGTTATTGGTCCATCAAACTATAAAATGATTATGATAAAGATGGATTTGTAATTCAAAGGGCTAGAAGGGACTATCTAGATGTTTACTGTTTTTTCTTTAACTCACTACTAATATCATATATAtgcatatctatatctatatctatatctatatctatactatattaaaagcacgaagacccttagcgaaatgtcgttcatcTTTTTTAcctctttaaaaatagagttcgcactagacaaaatagtcatttaattaattttctaatatgtaggattaattatttaattagttcCATAATATTtatgaatagtcatttaattattttcctaaaatatagtactttgaaatcaactaaaattttagtaCTTATTAattatttccttatttgaactaaaaTTATTTCCTTTAAATAATATTTGAACCCCTTTCCTTCTATATATGAACGTAGAACATCATTGTCGCTTTAAATTTGTTTTAAGAAGtcaattattatttaaattaaggGTTTACCAAATAACAATGATTTTCTTGCTAAGACACTTTATGATGTATATATTTGAAGAGAAGTTAAcgtaaatataaatataataaaggAACTTAAAAATGTAAATGTTAGTTATAGATACTTTGAAGTGCATTATGACATTTGTAATTCCCTCCATAGTTATTAGATCATCAAGCAAGGTTAATAAACATTTATAAATTATAGAAAAATACTACTGAATATATTTAGCTTATGAACACGGTTTACACTAGTTGAAAGCAAtttagttattattttattttagtcagAGAATTAAGTTAAAGATTAAATTTTCCTAATCTTGTTTAATCCTAATTATGAGTTCAAGTTTATATTCATAATTCTTTTTAAATCTATATTCTATATTCTATATACTTTTATTGACAGATGTAAAAttcacgtgcaacgcacgtacactaaagCTAGTTTTGATAAATAAGGTCTTTTGTTAAAAATCATGGCAAGATGGTGTAACTATACAAAAGAAATTCCAACTGTGTTAGGCCTCTTGAAAATCTGTCCAACTTTTTATACAATAAGGAATTTCATTTTTACACCAAAAGTGAGTAGAATAATACGGAGCTTTTTCCccagtttttattttttattttttattttaataataggGAGTTTTTGACTagaatttgatttagaaatggGAGTTTAGGATGTGGATATGTCCCTAGTTGCTCATTCAAGCAGTTGAATGAAGAACTGATATCGTATATTCCGAACTACCATAAAGTGAATATTAGAAACGTGTTCAGTAAAAGAAATATTTGCATTATCAGAGTCTATGAAATGGATGTCCTAGTCATTCAGGCAAGTAGCTCATTGCTATTCCATCTATTTTTATTGGTCAGCACTGAACCGGGCTCCTCAGTTGTACTTTGCcatgttctctctctctctccctccttAAACCTGCCTTTCCCTATTCACGATGTGTTTTTTCTGCTTTCCAAAATAGGAGCAGAATATTTCGTCAAAGGCTGTGGAATTTTCAATTTGCCATTCTTTCTTCTGCATGCATCTTTTTGATGTATCATTGATACCATTCTGCTCTTTCCTGAGACATTGTTGATTTCAATGCGCTCCTTAGCTTGTACATGGGTGGACAGGTGGGGTATAGCTTGAAAGTGTGTATTATGAGTGTGTTTATGTTGTAAATGTGCATCATTGTGTCTCTTTACTACCCCCTCATCTTCTCCCTGAATCTTGAATTGAAGTTGTTTAGATTTTGTATGAGTAGCTTTAAGAAACTATGATATTGACTTGCATTTTCTTACACAGTAGGCGACCAGGTGAGGAAAGTGATAGTGACTATTTCCGGGATTCTAGTAGTGATGGAAGCAGTGACTCTGAACATGAGAGACGTTTGAATTATACAAGGGAGCAGCGGATGTATCATAGCCAAACAAGTGAAAGCTCCCTTAGTATTGACCGGTTATCATTAAGAGACAGGAATGCTACCTTCCAAGAAGGATTTTCAAGCGATGAGGGTGAATCTGGGTCTTCTCAGGGTGCCTTGTTGTTTGAATATCTTGAGCATGGTCAGCCTTATGGTCGTGAACCTTTGGCAGATAAGGTTGGTGTTTCCTCCCTCTTCCTCAAAGTAGTCCTCTTTTTGTGTCTTTCATCTATGGGGAGTAATGTATAAGTTACCCTTCTTGCTTCTTTATCGTATCTCatattttcttttatgttttttgTTCTGTAGATATCTGATCTTGCTCAACGTTTTCCGGAATTAAAAACACTGAGAAGTATTGATCTCCTTCCTTCCAGTTGGATCTCTGTAGCCTggtattttgtttttctttgcgCATATCATATGAGTTTATACTTTTTTGTATCTTGAATTGCAATGCTGATGTCTCTCTTGCAGGTATCCAATTTACCGGATACCTACTGGACCAACTTTAAAAGCTTTGGACGCTTGTTTTCTGACCTTTCATTCTCTTCATACACCCATGACAGGTATCTGACAGTTTCTACCCTAGATTGCTTTTGTTTTTCTGTTGGATATTACAACTACTGCTTCTTCTAAACCCATCTATATCTCTGTGTGTATTCTTTTCATAATGTAATGTGGTGTTTTTTGATGTTTGTCTATGTATTTTCATCTGTATTAGTATGtgatattcatatgtttccttaaTCTTgttgagaaaaaaaagaaaagacatTATTCACTGTCAAACAAAGAATGATTGACTGTATCAACTTCTTAGATTCATCACAATCAATATATTTTACTCATTTGACCCGGTAATAAGGATTAAGAAGCTCCCAAAATAGCTACATAAAAGAAAAACACAATCCATGTGAAAGTTTTGTAGCGAAGTCTCCTCTtcctttttttaaatttatttcggTCTCGTTGAAATGAAGTGGATTGGAGATTTTCGTTTGTCTCAAAATCTTTTATTAAGAATAAGAATATAATATTCTTTTAAGCACTGTGTTGTGTATCTTGAAGTATATAGTCTGAAAGGAATAGAATGGCAAGAAATTGGAAGTTCCCATTGGTAATTTGGT is a window from the Nicotiana tomentosiformis chromosome 10, ASM39032v3, whole genome shotgun sequence genome containing:
- the LOC104091085 gene encoding uncharacterized protein isoform X2, giving the protein MMGSGLQFNRSFNGEDRFYSAGKFRRNVNRSFSTGSEDNLRRAKSDVPVIHSPTKPKMKVAADESPEDQVSAVPPTDVLPPPLCNLQRFLKSVSPSVPAQYLSKTTMRDWRTCDVEFQPYFVLGDLWESFREWSAYGAGVPLVLNEGDSVVQYYVPYLSGIQLYGDSTKASTKTRRPGEESDSDYFRDSSSDGSSDSEHERRLNYTREQRMYHSQTSESSLSIDRLSLRDRNATFQEGFSSDEGESGSSQGALLFEYLEHGQPYGREPLADKISDLAQRFPELKTLRSIDLLPSSWISVAWYPIYRIPTGPTLKALDACFLTFHSLHTPMTGSQSAHPAAVTCPSDTDPVPKIPLPAFGLASYKFKASLWTPNGGSGRQLMSLLLQAAENWLTLLQVNHPDFSFFCQR
- the LOC104091085 gene encoding uncharacterized protein isoform X1, with the protein product MMGSGLQFNRSFNGEDRFYSAGKFRRNVNRSFSTGSEDNLRRAKSDVPVIHSPTKPKMKVAADESPEDQVSAVPPTDVLPPPLCNLQRFLKSVSPSVPAQYLSKTTMRDWRTCDVEFQPYFVLGDLWESFREWSAYGAGVPLVLNEGDSVVQYYVPYLSGIQLYGDSTKASTKTSRRPGEESDSDYFRDSSSDGSSDSEHERRLNYTREQRMYHSQTSESSLSIDRLSLRDRNATFQEGFSSDEGESGSSQGALLFEYLEHGQPYGREPLADKISDLAQRFPELKTLRSIDLLPSSWISVAWYPIYRIPTGPTLKALDACFLTFHSLHTPMTGSQSAHPAAVTCPSDTDPVPKIPLPAFGLASYKFKASLWTPNGGSGRQLMSLLLQAAENWLTLLQVNHPDFSFFCQR